In Streptomyces sp. SN-593, a single genomic region encodes these proteins:
- a CDS encoding HpcH/HpaI aldolase/citrate lyase family protein, translated as MSTAPEHTAPGNPTASAPRPRRSVLYMPGANERALEKARSLPTDALILDLEDSVAPDAKAEARERVAAAAASGAYGRREVTIRVNAPGTPWHADDLRAAADAGPDAVVVPKVDSPRTVREVVAALEAAGAPERTAVWAMLETPAALLDARAIAEASPRLTVLVMGTNDLAKELHAEHVLGRAPLLASLSLALLAARAAGKVILDGVYNDVHDADGFEAETLQARRMGFDGKTLIHPRQLEPCNRIFAPDAAEIERSERIIAAFEEATSQGRGVVTVDGRMIENLHVEEARRVLALAEAVADR; from the coding sequence ATGAGCACCGCCCCCGAGCACACCGCCCCCGGCAACCCCACCGCGTCCGCGCCGCGCCCCCGCCGCTCGGTGCTCTACATGCCCGGCGCCAACGAGCGCGCCCTGGAGAAGGCCAGGAGCCTGCCCACCGACGCGCTCATCCTGGACCTGGAGGACTCCGTCGCCCCGGACGCGAAGGCGGAGGCGCGCGAGCGCGTGGCGGCCGCGGCCGCGAGCGGCGCGTACGGCCGGCGCGAGGTCACCATCCGGGTCAACGCGCCCGGCACCCCCTGGCACGCGGACGACCTGCGCGCCGCCGCGGACGCGGGACCGGACGCGGTCGTCGTCCCCAAGGTGGACTCCCCCCGGACGGTGCGCGAGGTCGTCGCGGCGCTGGAGGCGGCCGGCGCCCCGGAGCGGACCGCGGTGTGGGCGATGCTGGAGACGCCCGCCGCGCTGCTGGACGCGCGGGCGATCGCCGAGGCGTCGCCGCGACTGACCGTCCTGGTGATGGGCACGAACGACCTCGCCAAGGAACTGCACGCCGAGCACGTGCTCGGCCGGGCCCCGCTGCTGGCCTCGCTCTCGCTGGCGCTGCTCGCCGCCCGCGCGGCCGGCAAGGTCATCTTGGACGGTGTCTACAACGACGTCCACGACGCGGACGGCTTCGAGGCCGAGACCCTCCAGGCCCGGCGGATGGGCTTCGACGGCAAGACCCTGATCCACCCCCGGCAGCTCGAACCCTGCAACCGGATCTTCGCGCCCGACGCCGCGGAGATCGAGCGCTCCGAACGGATCATCGCGGCCTTCGAAGAGGCCACGTCACAGGGGCGCGGGGTGGTCACGGTGGACGGCCGGATGATCGAGAACCTGCACGTGGAGGAGGCCCGGCGGGTGCTCGCACTGGCCGAGGCGGTCGCCGACCGGTGA
- the gltX gene encoding glutamate--tRNA ligase, whose translation MASASPVPPSPASGDSGVRVRFCPSPTGNPHVGLVRTALFNWAFARHQQGTLVFRIEDTDAARDSEESYRALLDSMRWLGLDWDEGPEVGGPFAPYRQSQRMDVYADVAQRLKQAGHAYDCYCTTEELEARREAARAAGRPSGYDGHCRDLGADEVAAYRAEGRAPIVRFRMPDRPIVFTDLVRGELAFAPENVPDYGIVRANGAPLYTLVNPVDDALMEITHVLRGEDLLSSTPRQIALYEALIGLGLARTVPAFGHLPYVMGEGNKKLSKRDPQASLNLYRERGFLPEGLLNYLSLLGWSYSADQDVFSVAEMVAKFDIADVNANPARFDLKKAEAINADHIRRLGVKEFTEACAPWLRAPFAPWAPESFDEAAWQAIAPYAQTRVTVLSDITANVDFLFLDEPVQDEASWAKAMKEGADALLRTARDKLAAADWSAAESLKEAVLAAGEEHGLKLGKAQAPVRVAVTGRTVGLPLFESLQVLGRERTLARVDAALLKLA comes from the coding sequence GTGGCTAGCGCATCTCCCGTACCCCCCTCCCCCGCCTCCGGCGACTCCGGCGTCCGCGTCCGGTTCTGCCCCTCCCCGACCGGCAACCCGCACGTCGGGCTGGTCCGCACCGCGCTGTTCAACTGGGCGTTCGCCCGGCACCAGCAGGGCACCCTGGTCTTCCGCATCGAGGACACCGACGCGGCCCGCGACTCCGAGGAGTCCTACCGGGCACTGCTGGACTCGATGCGCTGGCTCGGCCTGGACTGGGACGAGGGCCCCGAGGTCGGCGGCCCGTTCGCCCCCTACCGGCAGTCCCAGCGGATGGACGTCTACGCCGACGTCGCGCAGCGGCTGAAGCAGGCCGGGCACGCGTACGACTGCTACTGCACCACCGAGGAACTGGAGGCCCGCCGCGAGGCCGCCCGGGCCGCCGGCCGCCCCTCGGGCTACGACGGCCACTGCCGGGACCTCGGCGCCGACGAGGTCGCCGCCTACCGGGCCGAGGGCCGCGCCCCGATCGTCCGGTTCCGGATGCCCGACCGCCCGATCGTCTTCACCGACCTGGTCCGCGGCGAGCTGGCCTTCGCCCCGGAGAACGTGCCGGACTACGGCATCGTGCGGGCCAACGGCGCGCCGCTGTACACCCTGGTCAACCCGGTGGACGACGCGCTGATGGAGATCACGCACGTGCTGCGCGGCGAGGACCTGCTCTCCTCCACCCCGCGGCAGATCGCGCTCTACGAGGCGCTGATCGGGCTGGGCCTGGCCAGGACGGTGCCGGCCTTCGGCCACCTGCCGTACGTCATGGGCGAGGGCAACAAGAAGCTGTCCAAGCGCGACCCGCAGGCGTCGCTCAACCTGTACCGGGAGCGCGGCTTCCTGCCGGAGGGGCTGCTCAACTACCTCTCGCTGCTGGGCTGGTCGTACTCCGCCGACCAGGACGTCTTCTCGGTCGCGGAGATGGTGGCGAAGTTCGACATCGCCGACGTCAACGCCAACCCGGCCCGCTTCGACCTGAAGAAGGCCGAGGCGATCAACGCCGACCACATCCGGCGGCTCGGGGTGAAGGAGTTCACCGAGGCGTGCGCGCCGTGGCTGCGCGCGCCGTTCGCGCCCTGGGCGCCGGAATCCTTCGACGAGGCCGCGTGGCAGGCGATCGCGCCGTACGCCCAGACCCGGGTGACGGTGCTCTCCGACATCACCGCGAACGTCGACTTCCTCTTCCTCGACGAGCCGGTGCAGGACGAGGCGTCGTGGGCGAAGGCCATGAAGGAGGGGGCGGACGCGCTGCTGCGCACCGCCCGGGACAAGCTCGCGGCGGCGGACTGGTCGGCCGCCGAGTCCTTGAAGGAGGCCGTGCTCGCGGCGGGTGAGGAGCACGGGCTCAAGCTGGGCAAGGCGCAGGCACCGGTCCGGGTGGCGGTCACCGGGCGTACGGTCGGCCTGCCGCTGTTCGAGTCGCTCCAGGTGCTGGGACGCGAGCGGACCCTCGCCCGCGTGGACGCGGCCCTGCTGAAGCTCGCCTGA
- a CDS encoding acyl-CoA carboxylase epsilon subunit yields the protein MVSTPTDSLVRVEKGHAAPEELAALTALLLARAAAGGGPAVQALPVRSTAGWRRLERTPGFRAPHSWQG from the coding sequence ATCGTGAGCACTCCCACGGATTCGCTGGTGCGCGTCGAGAAGGGGCACGCGGCACCCGAGGAACTCGCCGCGCTCACCGCGCTGCTGCTCGCCCGCGCCGCCGCGGGCGGCGGCCCCGCCGTTCAGGCCCTCCCCGTCCGCTCCACGGCCGGCTGGCGCCGCCTGGAGCGCACCCCGGGCTTCCGCGCGCCGCACTCCTGGCAGGGCTAG
- a CDS encoding acyl-CoA carboxylase subunit beta has product MTTSQELPVTANDARGRVEELRAIREEVRRGPSEKATAAQRAKGKLTARERIELLLDEGSFHEVEPLRRHRATGFGLEEKRPYTDGVITGWGTVHERTVFVYAHDFRIFGGALGEAHAQKIHKIMDMAISAGAPLVSLNDGAGARIQEGVSALAGYGGIFQRNTRASGVIPQISVMLGPCAGGAAYSPALTDFVFMVRETSQMFITGPDVVQAVTGEEITQNGLGGADVHSAVSGVSHFAYDDEQTCLEEVRYLLSLLPQNNRENPPAADNQDPVDRRGDVLLDLVPADGNRSYDMHKVIEEIVDDGEYLEIHERWATNLIVALTRIDGQVVGIIANQPASLAGVLDIEASEKGARFVQMCDAFNIPIITLLDVPGFLPGVAQEHGGIIRHGAKLLYAYCNATVPRISLILRKAYGGAYIVMDSQSIGADLTFAWPTNEIAVMGAEGAANVIFRRQIADADDPEAMRTRMVKEYKAELMHPYYAAERGLVHDVIDPAETREVLAHSLAMLRTKHADLPSRKHGNPPQ; this is encoded by the coding sequence ATGACCACATCGCAAGAGCTGCCCGTCACGGCGAACGACGCCCGGGGGCGCGTCGAGGAGCTTCGTGCGATCCGCGAGGAGGTGCGCCGGGGGCCGAGCGAGAAGGCCACGGCGGCGCAGCGTGCGAAGGGGAAGCTGACCGCGCGCGAGCGGATCGAGTTGCTGCTGGACGAGGGGTCGTTCCACGAGGTCGAGCCCCTGCGCCGGCACCGGGCCACGGGATTCGGGCTGGAGGAGAAGCGGCCGTACACCGACGGTGTGATCACCGGGTGGGGCACCGTCCACGAGCGGACGGTGTTCGTGTACGCGCACGACTTCCGGATCTTCGGCGGCGCGCTGGGCGAGGCCCACGCGCAGAAGATCCACAAGATCATGGACATGGCGATCTCGGCGGGCGCACCGCTGGTGTCGCTGAACGACGGCGCCGGGGCCCGTATCCAGGAGGGCGTCTCGGCGCTCGCCGGCTACGGCGGCATCTTCCAGCGCAACACCCGCGCCTCCGGCGTCATCCCGCAGATCTCGGTGATGCTCGGCCCGTGCGCGGGCGGCGCGGCCTACTCGCCGGCCCTCACGGACTTCGTGTTCATGGTGCGCGAGACCTCGCAGATGTTCATCACCGGCCCCGACGTGGTGCAGGCGGTGACGGGTGAGGAGATCACCCAGAACGGCCTGGGCGGCGCCGACGTGCACTCGGCGGTCTCCGGCGTGTCGCACTTCGCCTACGACGACGAGCAGACCTGCCTGGAGGAGGTCCGCTACCTGCTGTCGCTGCTGCCGCAGAACAACCGGGAGAACCCGCCGGCCGCGGACAACCAGGACCCGGTGGACCGCCGCGGCGACGTCCTGCTGGACCTGGTGCCGGCCGACGGCAACCGGTCGTACGACATGCACAAGGTGATCGAGGAGATCGTCGACGACGGGGAGTACCTGGAGATCCACGAGCGGTGGGCCACCAACCTCATCGTGGCGCTCACCCGGATCGACGGCCAGGTGGTCGGCATCATCGCCAACCAGCCCGCCTCGCTCGCCGGCGTGCTCGACATCGAGGCGTCCGAGAAGGGCGCGCGCTTTGTGCAGATGTGCGACGCCTTCAACATCCCGATCATCACCCTTCTGGACGTACCCGGCTTTCTGCCCGGTGTCGCGCAGGAGCACGGCGGGATCATCCGGCACGGCGCGAAACTGCTGTACGCCTACTGCAACGCGACGGTCCCGCGGATCTCGCTGATCCTGCGGAAGGCGTACGGCGGTGCTTACATCGTCATGGACAGCCAGTCGATCGGCGCTGACCTGACGTTCGCCTGGCCGACCAACGAGATCGCGGTCATGGGCGCGGAAGGCGCGGCGAACGTCATCTTCCGCCGGCAGATCGCGGACGCCGACGATCCGGAGGCGATGCGGACCCGCATGGTCAAGGAGTACAAGGCGGAGCTGATGCACCCGTACTACGCCGCCGAGCGCGGCCTGGTGCACGACGTCATCGACCCGGCCGAGACCCGCGAGGTGCTCGCCCACTCGCTGGCGATGCTCCGCACCAAGCACGCCGACCTGCCCTCCCGCAAGCACGGCAACCCCCCGCAGTGA